One Mycobacterium kubicae genomic window carries:
- a CDS encoding TetR/AcrR family transcriptional regulator gives MPSSTAGRPTRAQRHELIEEAATRLFAERGFAATTVDDIAQATGLTKPMLYRHFESKQELGVALMTRARAELIEAPLARFQPGVAEPQSQVPAMVDAWLEHVERHPNSARLLFTPVTGDPEVERVQTELFARQTATQAALLREFAPELDDVETEALATMMRASLCAIALWWLDRPEIPRDVPARALLRSFQGIYTALGDTDADFHRKES, from the coding sequence ATGCCCTCTTCAACAGCCGGTCGGCCCACCCGAGCCCAACGTCACGAACTCATCGAAGAGGCCGCCACCCGCTTGTTTGCCGAGAGAGGTTTCGCGGCCACGACCGTCGACGACATCGCGCAGGCAACGGGACTGACCAAGCCCATGCTCTACCGGCACTTCGAATCCAAACAGGAGCTGGGCGTCGCGTTGATGACCCGCGCTCGCGCGGAACTGATCGAGGCGCCGCTGGCGCGTTTTCAACCCGGGGTCGCCGAACCGCAGTCCCAGGTGCCGGCAATGGTGGATGCCTGGCTCGAACACGTTGAGCGGCATCCGAACTCCGCACGCTTGCTGTTCACTCCGGTCACCGGCGATCCGGAGGTGGAGCGGGTGCAGACCGAGCTGTTCGCGCGGCAAACGGCTACCCAGGCAGCTTTGCTGCGCGAGTTCGCTCCCGAGCTCGACGACGTCGAAACCGAAGCACTGGCAACGATGATGCGAGCCAGTCTGTGCGCCATCGCGCTGTGGTGGCTGGACCGGCCGGAGATACCCCGCGACGTCCCCGCGCGAGCACTGTTGCGCTCGTTTCAGGGCATCTACACCGCGCTTGGCGATACCGACGCGGACTTCCACCGAAAGGAGAGCTGA
- a CDS encoding adenosine deaminase, whose product MTTPLTAQTLKQAPKALLHDHLDGGLRPATVLDIAGQVGYDELPATDAESLANWFRTQSHSGSLERYLEPFSHTVAVMQTPEALYRVAFEAVEDLAADSVVYAEVRFAPELHINRGLSFDEVVDAVLEGFAAGEKACAAEGRPIKVRCLVTAMRHAAMSREIAELAIRFRDKGVVGFDIAGAEAGYPPTRHLDAFEYMRDHNARFTIHAGEAFGLPSIHEAIAFCGADRLGHGVRIIDDIDIGPDGEVRLGRLAAILRDKRIPLELCPSSNVQTGAAPSIEEHPFDLLARARFRVTVNTDNRLMSDTTMSLEMHRLAEAFGYGWSDLERFTINAMKSAFIPFDERLEIIDDVIKPRFAVLIG is encoded by the coding sequence GTGACCACACCTTTGACTGCACAGACCCTCAAGCAGGCCCCCAAAGCCCTGCTGCACGACCACCTCGACGGTGGCTTGCGCCCGGCCACGGTGCTGGACATCGCCGGTCAGGTCGGATACGACGAGCTGCCGGCCACCGACGCCGAGTCGCTGGCGAACTGGTTTCGCACGCAGTCGCACAGCGGTTCGCTGGAGCGCTACCTGGAACCCTTCTCCCACACCGTGGCGGTGATGCAAACCCCAGAAGCGTTGTACCGCGTGGCTTTCGAGGCAGTCGAGGATCTGGCCGCCGATTCGGTGGTCTACGCCGAGGTGCGATTCGCACCCGAACTGCACATCAACCGTGGGCTGTCCTTCGACGAAGTGGTCGACGCCGTGTTGGAGGGTTTCGCCGCCGGTGAGAAGGCGTGCGCCGCCGAGGGCCGGCCCATCAAGGTGCGCTGTCTGGTCACCGCGATGCGACACGCCGCCATGTCCCGCGAGATCGCAGAGCTGGCAATCCGGTTCCGGGACAAGGGCGTAGTAGGATTCGACATCGCCGGCGCGGAGGCCGGCTACCCGCCGACGCGACATCTGGACGCGTTCGAGTACATGCGAGACCACAACGCCCGCTTCACGATTCACGCGGGCGAGGCGTTCGGGCTGCCGTCCATCCACGAGGCGATCGCGTTCTGCGGCGCCGATCGGCTGGGGCACGGGGTGCGGATCATCGACGACATCGACATCGGTCCCGACGGCGAGGTTCGATTGGGCAGACTGGCAGCGATCCTGCGGGACAAGCGAATCCCGCTGGAGCTGTGTCCGAGCTCGAACGTACAGACCGGCGCCGCGCCAAGCATCGAAGAACACCCGTTCGACCTGCTGGCCCGCGCCCGGTTCCGGGTGACCGTCAACACCGACAACCGGCTGATGAGCGACACCACTATGAGCCTGGAAATGCACCGGCTGGCCGAAGCGTTCGGCTACGGCTGGAGCGACCTCGAACGCTTCACCATCAACGCGATGAAGTCGGCGTTCATCCCGTTCGACGAGCGCCTCGAGATCATCGACGACGTGATCAAGCCGCGGTTCGCGGTGCTGATCGGGTAG
- a CDS encoding primosomal protein translates to MAADLVPIRLSLTDGDRYTLWAPRWRDAGDEWEAFLGKDEDLYAFESVADLVAFVRTDSDNDLTDHPGWKKVTEAHARDLDPAQDKQFDLVAVEELVAEKPTEESVNALAGALAIVSSIGSVCELAAVSKFFNGNPSLGTVSGGIDNFSGKAGQKRWNAIAEVIGRSWDDVLKSIEGIVSTPDVDEELSAKAAEELEEEPEEPEETPEEEDATAADEAEEDASDASDVEDADDEDAEEVDDAAAEEDERAAGDTVVLGSDEDFWLQVGIDPIRIMTGSGTFYTLRCYLDDRPIFLGRNGRISVFTSERALARYLADEHDHDLSDLSTYDDIRTAATDGSLNVDITDENVYVLTGLADDFADGPDAVDRDQLDLAVEFLRDVGDYSEESTVDKALDTGKPLGKLVAYVLDPDSVSKPAAPYANAVREWEKLEAFVDSRLRRE, encoded by the coding sequence ATGGCTGCAGACCTCGTGCCCATCCGCCTGAGCTTGACCGACGGCGACCGCTACACCCTGTGGGCACCCCGCTGGCGCGACGCCGGCGATGAGTGGGAAGCCTTCCTCGGCAAGGACGAGGACCTGTACGCCTTCGAGTCGGTGGCCGACCTGGTCGCGTTCGTGCGCACCGACTCCGACAACGACCTGACCGACCACCCGGGGTGGAAGAAAGTCACCGAGGCGCACGCCCGCGACCTCGACCCGGCGCAGGACAAGCAGTTCGATCTGGTCGCAGTGGAGGAACTCGTCGCCGAGAAGCCGACCGAGGAGTCGGTCAACGCCTTGGCGGGCGCGCTGGCGATCGTGTCGTCCATCGGATCGGTGTGCGAGCTCGCCGCGGTGTCCAAATTCTTCAACGGCAATCCCAGCCTGGGCACGGTGTCGGGCGGTATCGACAACTTCAGCGGCAAGGCCGGGCAGAAGCGCTGGAACGCTATCGCCGAGGTGATCGGGCGCAGCTGGGATGACGTGCTCAAGTCCATCGAGGGAATTGTCAGCACCCCCGACGTCGACGAAGAGTTGTCTGCCAAGGCCGCCGAGGAGTTGGAGGAGGAGCCCGAAGAGCCCGAGGAGACCCCCGAGGAAGAGGACGCGACGGCCGCAGACGAGGCCGAAGAGGACGCCTCTGACGCCTCGGACGTCGAGGATGCCGACGACGAGGATGCTGAGGAAGTCGACGACGCCGCTGCGGAGGAAGACGAGCGCGCGGCGGGCGACACCGTGGTGTTGGGCAGCGACGAGGACTTCTGGCTGCAGGTGGGCATCGATCCGATTCGGATCATGACGGGTTCGGGCACCTTTTACACGCTGCGCTGCTACCTCGACGACCGGCCAATCTTCTTGGGCCGCAACGGCCGCATCAGTGTGTTCACCTCCGAGCGCGCGCTGGCCCGCTACCTGGCCGACGAGCACGACCACGACCTGTCCGACCTGAGCACGTATGACGACATCCGCACCGCCGCCACCGACGGCTCACTGAACGTCGACATCACCGACGAAAACGTCTACGTGCTCACCGGACTGGCCGACGACTTCGCCGACGGTCCCGACGCGGTGGACCGCGACCAACTCGACCTGGCCGTGGAGTTCCTGCGCGACGTCGGTGACTACTCCGAGGAGAGCACCGTCGACAAGGCGCTGGACACCGGCAAACCGCTGGGCAAGCTGGTGGCTTACGTGCTCGACCCCGATTCGGTCAGCAAACCCGCCGCTCCGTATGCCAACGCCGTGCGGGAATGGGAAAAGCTCGAGGCGTTCGTCGATTCGCGGCTGCGGCGCGAATAG
- the upp gene encoding uracil phosphoribosyltransferase — MDVHLVDHPLAAARLTALRDQRSGNAVFRAALRELTLMLVYEATRDAPTEPVTIRTPLAETTGARLAKPPLLVPVLRAGLGMVYEAHAVLPEAHVGFVGIARDEQTHQPVPYLESLPDDLAGLPIMVLDPMLATGGSMKHTVGLLLARGATDITMLCVVAAPEGIAAVEQVVPNARLFTAAVDGGLNDAAFIVPGLGDAGDRQFGPR; from the coding sequence GTGGACGTGCATCTGGTCGACCATCCACTGGCCGCGGCGCGGCTCACCGCGCTGCGCGATCAGCGCAGCGGCAACGCCGTCTTTCGCGCCGCGCTGCGCGAGCTGACGCTGATGCTGGTCTACGAGGCGACCCGGGACGCGCCGACCGAGCCCGTCACCATCCGCACTCCGCTGGCCGAAACGACAGGGGCGCGGCTGGCCAAGCCGCCGCTGCTGGTGCCGGTGTTGCGGGCCGGGCTGGGCATGGTCTACGAGGCGCACGCGGTGCTGCCGGAAGCGCACGTGGGGTTCGTCGGCATCGCCCGCGACGAACAGACCCACCAGCCCGTCCCGTACCTCGAGTCGTTGCCCGACGACCTGGCCGGTCTGCCGATCATGGTGCTTGACCCGATGCTGGCCACCGGCGGTTCGATGAAGCACACCGTGGGCTTGCTGCTCGCGCGCGGCGCCACGGACATCACCATGCTGTGCGTGGTGGCCGCTCCGGAGGGGATCGCGGCGGTAGAGCAGGTGGTGCCCAACGCGCGGTTGTTCACCGCGGCCGTCGACGGCGGGCTCAACGACGCGGCCTTCATCGTGCCGGGTCTCGGCGATGCCGGCGACCGTCAGTTCGGGCCGCGCTAG
- a CDS encoding purine-nucleoside phosphorylase — protein sequence MIAERTGHDRHDVAVVLGSGWSPAIAALGSPTAVLPQADVPGFAPPRAAGHAGELLSVPVGAHRVLVLAGRVHAYEGHDLRHVVHGVRAACAAGVHTVVLTNAAGGLRPDMQIGQPVLISDHLNLTARSPLVGAQFVDLTDAYAPRLRALARNCDPELTEGVYAGLPGPHYETPAEIRMLQVLGADLVGMSTVHETIAARAAGAEVLGISLVTNLAAGLTGEPLSHAEVLAAGAASAARMGALLADVIARM from the coding sequence ATGATCGCCGAGCGGACCGGACACGACCGGCACGACGTCGCGGTCGTGCTGGGGTCGGGCTGGTCGCCGGCGATCGCGGCGCTGGGCTCGCCGACCGCCGTCCTGCCCCAAGCCGACGTGCCCGGGTTCGCCCCGCCGCGCGCCGCCGGCCACGCCGGGGAGCTGTTGTCGGTGCCGGTCGGCGCCCACCGGGTGCTGGTGCTGGCCGGACGCGTCCATGCCTACGAGGGCCATGACCTGCGGCACGTCGTGCACGGAGTTCGGGCGGCGTGCGCCGCGGGGGTGCACACCGTCGTGCTGACCAACGCCGCGGGCGGGCTGCGCCCCGACATGCAGATCGGTCAGCCGGTGCTGATCAGCGATCACCTGAACCTGACCGCGCGCTCACCGTTGGTCGGCGCGCAGTTCGTCGACCTGACCGACGCCTACGCCCCGCGGCTGCGCGCGCTGGCCCGAAACTGCGACCCGGAGCTGACCGAGGGTGTCTACGCGGGGTTGCCCGGCCCGCACTACGAGACGCCGGCGGAAATACGGATGCTGCAGGTCCTGGGCGCCGACCTGGTCGGTATGTCGACCGTTCACGAGACCATCGCCGCTCGGGCGGCCGGCGCCGAGGTGCTCGGCATCTCCCTGGTCACCAACCTCGCGGCCGGTCTCACCGGGGAGCCGCTGAGCCATGCCGAGGTGCTCGCCGCCGGTGCGGCGTCGGCGGCGCGAATGGGCGCGCTCCTGGCTGACGTCATTGCGCGGATGTGA
- a CDS encoding anthrone oxygenase family protein encodes MTSSPASGLLQNASDFAAVLFTGLFAGFLVTVLVLEASLRRFGAAVYTQVRLIELQHLDDLATALLLPGILAAATVTLIHIRQGHSRRWLAGAALLLLVATLLISVTISVPINTVQQTWSIPNPPANWAAVRDRWQLAHAARTITAVVAFLALATRSAPRTAA; translated from the coding sequence ATGACGTCGTCACCGGCGTCCGGTCTGCTGCAGAACGCGTCGGACTTTGCGGCGGTGCTGTTCACCGGGTTGTTTGCCGGATTTCTTGTCACCGTCCTAGTTTTGGAGGCCAGCCTGCGCCGCTTCGGCGCTGCGGTCTACACCCAGGTGCGGCTCATCGAACTGCAGCACCTCGACGACTTGGCCACCGCATTGCTGCTGCCAGGGATCCTCGCCGCTGCAACGGTGACTCTTATCCATATACGACAAGGCCATAGCCGCCGCTGGCTTGCGGGGGCAGCCCTGCTCTTGTTGGTTGCGACGCTGCTGATCAGCGTCACGATCAGTGTGCCGATCAACACGGTCCAACAAACCTGGTCGATACCGAACCCACCCGCCAACTGGGCGGCCGTACGTGACCGCTGGCAACTGGCCCACGCCGCAAGGACAATTACCGCGGTAGTCGCGTTTCTCGCACTCGCTACCCGATCAGCACCGCGAACCGCGGCTTGA
- a CDS encoding MarR family winged helix-turn-helix transcriptional regulator — translation MVEEPTGIATLDERIPFLLSQLGAHYAGAFQRLVSGVGVQPRTYAVLMALAAEDGQSQRALSARLGIHRNTMVGLIDALEADGLVKRMAHPADRRAFAVTLTDRARALLPELDAVGSALEDSVAAPLSSDERDTLRALLQRVAIAAGLIPGVHPGLTGGADSQK, via the coding sequence ATGGTGGAAGAACCGACCGGAATCGCCACGCTCGACGAACGCATCCCGTTTTTGTTGTCTCAGCTCGGCGCGCACTATGCCGGGGCGTTTCAGCGCTTGGTCAGCGGCGTCGGGGTACAGCCCCGCACCTATGCGGTTCTGATGGCACTGGCGGCCGAGGACGGTCAGTCCCAACGGGCGCTATCTGCCCGACTAGGCATTCATCGCAACACGATGGTCGGCTTGATCGATGCGCTGGAAGCCGACGGTTTGGTCAAGCGGATGGCCCATCCCGCGGACCGCCGGGCATTCGCGGTAACGCTTACCGACCGAGCGCGCGCCCTGCTTCCCGAGCTCGATGCCGTCGGTTCTGCGCTCGAGGACTCGGTCGCAGCGCCCTTGTCGAGCGACGAGCGCGACACGTTGCGCGCGCTGCTGCAACGCGTCGCCATAGCTGCGGGGCTCATACCGGGAGTCCATCCCGGACTCACCGGCGGCGCAGACTCCCAAAAGTGA
- a CDS encoding NAD(P)-dependent oxidoreductase, with protein MKIAMFGANGQTGRLATSLALEAGHQVIAVTRRPREFPLADPRLTVAEADVRDAAAVAPLVTGVDAVISTLGVTFTRELVDTYSVGTANIVAGMRAARTRRLIVVSSTAAYPTRRTDAPLLLRLVEPIITKTIGKTVYEDIRRMETLVRDSGLDWTVVRPSGLFDLTAPTAYVSGEVDPVGAFTARIDLADYLVSLAADSTMARRTVIVSTTSSTPSLWQMIRREAGSGGGAEATTAASYEEDPR; from the coding sequence ATGAAGATTGCGATGTTCGGGGCGAACGGCCAGACCGGTCGATTGGCGACTTCGCTCGCCCTCGAGGCCGGGCACCAGGTGATAGCGGTGACCCGCCGGCCGCGCGAGTTCCCACTCGCCGATCCCCGCTTGACCGTTGCCGAGGCCGATGTGCGGGACGCGGCCGCGGTTGCCCCGCTGGTCACCGGGGTCGATGCGGTGATCTCCACCCTTGGTGTCACGTTCACCCGCGAACTGGTCGACACCTATTCGGTGGGCACGGCGAACATCGTGGCCGGTATGCGCGCAGCGCGGACTCGGCGCTTGATTGTGGTCAGCTCGACTGCGGCTTACCCGACGCGACGTACCGACGCACCACTCCTGCTCCGATTAGTCGAGCCGATCATCACCAAGACGATCGGCAAGACCGTCTACGAAGACATCCGGCGCATGGAGACCCTGGTGCGCGACTCCGGCTTGGATTGGACTGTCGTTCGGCCCTCCGGGTTGTTCGATTTGACCGCGCCCACCGCCTATGTCAGCGGTGAAGTCGATCCGGTCGGTGCGTTCACCGCGCGCATCGACCTCGCCGACTACCTGGTGTCGCTGGCCGCCGACTCGACAATGGCCCGGCGGACCGTCATCGTCTCGACCACCTCGTCCACCCCCAGCTTGTGGCAGATGATCCGTCGGGAAGCAGGCTCTGGCGGTGGTGCCGAAGCGACCACCGCCGCCAGCTACGAAGAAGACCCAAGATGA
- a CDS encoding phospho-sugar mutase produces MTPEEWIAHDPDPRTAAELAACTPDELAARFARPLTFGTAGLRGPLRAGPDAMNLAVVLRATWAVAQVLPPGPRPVIVGRDARRGSATFATAAAEVLAAQRFSVTTFPDPVPTPVVAFAVRHTGAVAGIQITASHNPPTDNGYKVYLDGGIQIISPTDRQIEAAMTAAAPADQIPRTPVPPAGTDLVDRYIERAASVRRGAGSVRVALTPLHGVGGAVAVETLRRAGFHDVHTVAAQFAPDPDFPTVAFPNPEEPGAPDAVLGLAAEVGADVAIALDPDADRCAVGIPTTAGWRMLSGDETGWLLGDYLLAHTDDPAHSVVASTLVSSRMLAAIAAQYGAGHVETPTGFKWLARADADTSGTLVYAYEEAIGHCVDPAAVRDKDGISAAVLVCDLVAALRERGRSVPDQLDELARRHGVHVVAPVSRRVADPDEAAELMRRLRADPPDRLAGLAVTVADITDALIFTGGDGDTSVRLVVRPSGTEPKLKCYTEIRVTVSGDLAATRERAQALSAQLLDELPV; encoded by the coding sequence GTGACGCCCGAGGAGTGGATCGCCCACGACCCGGATCCGCGGACGGCCGCCGAGCTGGCCGCCTGCACTCCCGACGAGCTGGCCGCGCGGTTCGCCCGCCCGCTGACGTTCGGCACCGCGGGGTTGCGCGGACCGCTGCGGGCCGGCCCGGACGCGATGAACCTCGCGGTGGTGTTGCGCGCCACCTGGGCGGTGGCTCAGGTGCTGCCACCGGGGCCAAGGCCGGTGATCGTGGGGCGCGACGCCCGCCGCGGCTCGGCCACGTTCGCCACGGCAGCAGCGGAAGTGCTTGCCGCGCAGAGGTTTTCGGTGACGACGTTTCCCGACCCGGTGCCTACACCGGTAGTGGCGTTCGCGGTCCGTCACACCGGCGCGGTTGCCGGGATTCAGATCACCGCCTCGCACAACCCGCCGACCGACAACGGCTACAAGGTCTACCTCGACGGCGGCATCCAGATCATCTCCCCCACCGACCGGCAGATCGAAGCGGCGATGACCGCCGCTGCGCCGGCGGATCAGATCCCCAGAACCCCGGTGCCGCCCGCCGGCACCGACCTGGTGGACCGCTACATCGAACGCGCGGCCAGCGTGCGGCGCGGGGCCGGGTCGGTCCGGGTGGCGCTGACCCCGCTGCATGGGGTGGGCGGCGCGGTGGCCGTCGAGACGCTGCGGCGGGCCGGTTTCCACGACGTGCACACGGTGGCCGCGCAGTTCGCGCCGGACCCCGACTTTCCCACCGTGGCGTTCCCCAATCCGGAAGAACCCGGGGCCCCCGACGCAGTGCTGGGCCTGGCCGCAGAAGTCGGCGCCGACGTCGCCATCGCGCTCGACCCGGACGCCGACCGGTGCGCCGTGGGGATCCCCACCACAGCTGGCTGGCGGATGCTCTCCGGTGACGAAACCGGTTGGCTGCTCGGCGATTACCTCCTGGCGCACACCGACGACCCGGCGCACAGCGTGGTGGCCAGCACCCTGGTGTCGTCGCGGATGCTGGCGGCGATCGCCGCGCAGTACGGCGCCGGGCACGTCGAGACGCCCACCGGCTTCAAGTGGCTGGCCCGCGCAGACGCCGACACGTCGGGCACCTTGGTCTATGCCTACGAAGAAGCGATCGGCCATTGCGTCGACCCGGCCGCGGTGCGCGACAAGGACGGCATCAGCGCCGCGGTGCTGGTGTGCGACCTGGTGGCCGCGCTGCGCGAGCGGGGCCGTTCGGTGCCCGACCAACTCGACGAGTTGGCCCGGCGCCACGGCGTGCACGTGGTAGCGCCGGTGTCGCGTCGCGTCGCCGATCCCGACGAGGCTGCCGAGCTGATGCGCCGGCTGCGCGCGGACCCGCCGGACCGGCTGGCCGGATTGGCCGTAACCGTCGCCGACATCACCGACGCGCTCATCTTCACCGGCGGCGACGGCGACACGTCGGTGCGGCTGGTGGTACGCCCGTCGGGAACCGAGCCGAAACTCAAGTGCTACACCGAGATTCGCGTAACCGTGTCCGGTGATCTGGCGGCCACCCGAGAACGCGCCCAGGCGCTGAGCGCGCAGCTGCTCGACGAGTTGCCGGTATAG
- a CDS encoding alpha/beta hydrolase, which produces MTDSGEREKVHFSSDGTACAAWLYRGTNGACVVMSAGLAVTKEPGTDRFARRLHDAGYTVLAFDYRRLGESGGRPRQVTRYREQLADWHAAIDFARNVSGVDPHKIAIWGYSLSGGHVFRVAAGNPTLGAAIAHSPLVDGVAVVPNAMRHQTQSASLRFAALALVDAVGLRLGRRPILVPLAGPPGTLTSLTTPDAQNGAGALNPGNTYPHWQQEVAASSAMRAAFYRPGRHASRIRIPFLVIAYDDDGVAPPGPTVRAASRAPRGELARLPGGHYAAYLDGHEQTVDTLLAFLSKHLLDVSRVTSSASGP; this is translated from the coding sequence ATGACCGACAGCGGCGAGCGCGAGAAGGTGCACTTTTCCAGCGACGGCACCGCCTGCGCGGCATGGCTGTATCGCGGAACGAACGGCGCGTGCGTCGTGATGTCCGCCGGCCTGGCGGTGACCAAAGAACCCGGCACCGACCGGTTCGCCCGACGCCTCCATGACGCCGGGTACACGGTCCTTGCCTTCGATTACCGACGCCTCGGCGAGAGCGGTGGTCGGCCGCGACAAGTCACCCGGTACCGCGAGCAACTCGCCGACTGGCACGCCGCAATCGACTTCGCGCGCAACGTGTCTGGCGTCGATCCGCACAAGATCGCGATCTGGGGATACTCACTTTCCGGCGGGCACGTCTTCCGCGTGGCGGCAGGTAATCCGACGCTTGGTGCGGCCATCGCGCACTCGCCCCTAGTCGACGGAGTCGCCGTGGTGCCCAACGCGATGCGACATCAGACGCAGAGCGCCTCACTACGCTTCGCGGCTCTGGCGTTGGTCGATGCCGTCGGATTGCGCCTTGGGCGCAGGCCGATCCTGGTACCGCTGGCCGGCCCTCCGGGGACCCTCACGTCACTGACCACACCCGACGCGCAGAACGGCGCCGGCGCGCTCAATCCCGGCAATACATACCCGCACTGGCAACAGGAGGTGGCCGCGAGTTCGGCCATGCGGGCCGCGTTCTACCGGCCGGGACGGCACGCGTCGCGCATCAGGATTCCCTTCCTCGTGATCGCCTACGACGACGACGGCGTGGCACCCCCGGGGCCCACGGTCCGCGCGGCGTCGCGGGCTCCGCGGGGAGAACTCGCGCGTCTGCCCGGCGGCCACTACGCGGCCTACTTGGACGGTCACGAGCAAACGGTCGACACCCTGCTGGCGTTTCTGAGCAAGCATCTGCTCGACGTCTCGCGCGTCACATCGTCCGCCTCGGGGCCGTGA
- a CDS encoding HXXEE domain-containing protein, translating to MPGTLIAVTMAVSFWLVSHGTSLKVTFVPGVIATWLLFVWCFQRRVQLPTVNKFLPAFCCVMAVQFVHFAEEFATDFRTDFAELYGGAPYSNDAFVSVNMGAYAVMTVACVIALMTRLRFVVVPAMFFIVYGAIGNAIAHTWWSIMLGGYFPGLITAQLYWIGGPYLLYKLVGDRRLTAIAVIGFAIVLVPLLALMADPSAV from the coding sequence GTGCCGGGCACGCTGATCGCTGTCACCATGGCCGTCAGCTTCTGGCTGGTGAGTCACGGAACAAGCCTCAAGGTCACCTTCGTTCCGGGCGTCATCGCGACCTGGCTGCTCTTTGTCTGGTGCTTCCAGCGTCGAGTGCAGTTGCCGACCGTCAACAAGTTCCTGCCGGCGTTCTGTTGTGTCATGGCAGTGCAATTCGTCCATTTCGCCGAGGAGTTCGCCACGGACTTCCGCACCGACTTCGCCGAGCTGTACGGCGGCGCGCCCTACTCGAACGACGCGTTCGTCTCGGTCAATATGGGCGCCTACGCGGTGATGACCGTCGCGTGCGTGATCGCGTTGATGACGCGGCTGCGCTTCGTCGTGGTGCCCGCGATGTTTTTCATCGTGTACGGCGCGATCGGAAACGCGATTGCCCATACCTGGTGGAGCATCATGCTCGGCGGCTACTTTCCCGGCCTGATCACGGCCCAGCTGTACTGGATCGGCGGACCCTACCTGCTCTACAAGCTGGTCGGGGACCGGCGACTCACCGCCATAGCTGTCATCGGATTCGCAATAGTGCTCGTCCCGCTCCTTGCCTTGATGGCCGACCCATCCGCTGTTTGA
- a CDS encoding alkaline phosphatase family protein, translating into MRALKHYLTRAYRTLAVLGMVAGSLWIHGVTAAPRLGLAAAALPSFSHVVIVIEENRSQANIIGNKSAPWINALAAGGAMMGQSFAETHPSEPNYLALFAGNTLGVTKDSCPVNAGAQPNLASEVLAAGGTFVGFAEDLPAVGSPVCSAGKYARKHVPWANFTNVPPSLSLPFSSFPQPGNYAALPTLAFVIPNNDNNMHDGSIAQGDAWLSRQMSAYATWARTNNSLLILTWDEDDGGARNQIPTVFYGAHVQPGTYNEQINHYNVLSTLEQMYGLPKTGNAATAAPITDIWGG; encoded by the coding sequence ATGCGGGCGCTGAAACATTACCTGACCAGGGCATACCGTACCTTGGCGGTACTCGGGATGGTGGCCGGATCGCTATGGATCCACGGCGTCACCGCTGCCCCGCGCCTGGGCCTGGCCGCTGCCGCCCTGCCCAGCTTTTCCCACGTGGTGATCGTCATCGAGGAAAACCGCTCGCAAGCCAACATCATCGGCAACAAGTCGGCGCCGTGGATCAACGCGCTGGCGGCCGGTGGCGCCATGATGGGCCAATCGTTCGCCGAGACCCACCCCAGCGAACCGAACTACCTGGCGCTGTTCGCCGGCAACACGCTCGGGGTCACCAAGGACAGCTGTCCGGTCAACGCCGGCGCCCAACCCAACCTCGCCTCCGAAGTTCTTGCCGCCGGAGGCACCTTCGTGGGCTTCGCCGAGGACCTGCCGGCGGTCGGCTCCCCGGTGTGCAGTGCCGGCAAATACGCGCGCAAGCACGTCCCGTGGGCCAACTTCACCAACGTGCCGCCGTCGTTGTCCCTGCCGTTCTCCTCTTTCCCCCAACCGGGCAACTATGCGGCGCTGCCGACGCTGGCGTTCGTCATCCCCAACAACGACAACAACATGCACGACGGCTCGATCGCCCAGGGTGACGCCTGGTTGAGCCGGCAGATGTCGGCATACGCCACCTGGGCCCGGACCAACAACAGCCTGCTGATTCTGACCTGGGACGAGGACGACGGCGGCGCCCGCAACCAGATCCCGACGGTGTTCTACGGCGCCCACGTGCAGCCGGGCACCTACAACGAGCAAATCAATCACTACAACGTGCTCTCGACGCTGGAGCAGATGTATGGGCTGCCGAAAACCGGCAACGCGGCCACGGCCGCCCCCATCACCGACATTTGGGGCGGGTAA